GGAGCCGGGGCCCGAGGGGAGGACGAAGCGCAGGTTGAGCGGCTTGCCGTTCTTGCCGACCGTGGTGCCTGCGCGGACGGGGGCAGCACTGCCGCGCGGGGCGTACGCCCCGGCGACCGTGCCCTTCCGCTCCTGGGCGTCCGTCTTCTGGCCGGCGGCGTCGTCGTCCCGCGACTCGGCCCGGCGCTGCACAGCCAGACCCTCGGCTGCGGCGGGTGCCGGGGCAAGGACGCGTGTGCCGGCCGAGCCGCTCTCGGGTCCTTGACCTGCGCTGGCGGGCTTGTCGTCGCCGACGATGTACAGTCCCTCGTTCGACGCGACGTCCTCTTCCGCCTTCTCCCTGGCAGCTTCCTTGACGGCTTCCTTGGGCGCTTGGTCGGACGCCCGGTTGGGCCCGGCCTTGGGCGAGGCCTTGCCGGGAGACGCCGTGGCGGGGGGCTTCTTCGTGTCGGTTCCGTCCTCGCCGCCCGCCTTGGCCGGGGCGGGCTTCATCCGCGCCCCCGCGGGCGTCCAGCCGGCGTCGGCCAGCAGCGCCCGCGCCTCCTCGGTGTCCTGGTCGCCGAGCGCGCGGCTGTTGTCTTTGTATGCCCGCTGCCCGGCCAGCGCCAGATGGCTCCCGAGCGGGGCGGCAGGCAGGCCGAGCGGGGACAGCACGGCCTCCGCGAGCTCCTTGCGGTCCAGGGCGCGGGCCACGGCCCGGCGTACCCGGTCGTCGGCGAGGGGTCCGGACTCGCCGTTCAGCGCGAGCTGGGTGTAGGCGGGCTCCAGCGACTTGCGTACGACATAGCCGCGCAGAGCCTTCTGTTCGGTGGCGTACTCACTGACGGCGGCGCCGGCCTCCCGGCCGAGCTGCTGGCCCGCCGCGCCGTTCTTCCGGGCGAGGGTGATGCGGTCCGCCGTGGCCCGGTCGATCTCGGCGAGATCGATGCTTCCGGCGGCCAGGGCGGCGGCGCGCTTGTCACGCGGTACGGCGGTCAGGACCAGCTGCTTCAGTTTGGCCCGAGATCCCCACCAGCGGGGGTTGCGTACGAGGGTGGCCTTGCCGGCCGCGGGGTCGAGGCCCTTCAGCAGGAAGGGGCCGGCCGTCGTCCTCAGCGCGGTGCGTGCGCCGTCGTTGAAGGAGGCCGGGGACCCGGTCACTTCCTTGGGGTAGAGCGGCGTGAAGAGGGACTGCCAGTCTGCGTACGGCTTCTTGAACGTGATCTTGACTTCGAGGTCGTTGGCGCCGCGTTCGATCTTCTCGATCCGCTCGTAGCCCGCGTTACGGGCCGTCCAGAACGCCGAGTTCTTGCCGCTCAGCGCGCGCCACTGCGAGACGAAGTCGGGCGCGCCGATCTCCCGGCCATCGCTCCACACCGCCTGCTGGTTGAGCTTGTAGAGGACGACCTGCTTGGGCTCGAGCTTGACGATCTTGGCGGACTCGACGAAGTCGGGGTTGCGCTGGGGCCGTCCGCTCCGGTCGAGGGTGAAGAGGGCGGGAAGCACCGCACCGGCGATACGGCTGGTGGCGGCGTCCGCGTCGGCCTGGAAGGTGTTGAGCGTGGTGGGCATCGCGTCGATGGCCCAGCGCAGTGTGCCTCCGTCGGCGATCAGGTCACGCCCGGCGGGCGCGATGTCCTGGGCTGCGGCCCTGGCGTCGCTGTCGGTGTCGCCCGAACCGCAGCCCGACAGGACGGGCAGAGCGAGCACCCCACTGGTGAGAAGCGCGACGGAACGGAGCGTCCGGGAGCATGTCCTCCCGCGTGGCGCGTCGACCTCGGGCATGGCTTGTACCTCATCGTCCTGTTTTGCGGAATTTAGGGATGATCACACCGATGCGTCCACTGAAGTGGACGAGACCGGGCAGTCGGCGGCGACACGGCGTGCGCCCGGCTCAAGGTCACCCGTGCGGCCCAATGGAGAACTGGGCGCAGCGCTGGCAAAAGGGACAAAATGAGGGCAGTGAGGTTCGAACCACAAGGGGCGCGCTGACAGCGCATGCGCCGGGAATCCCCGTACGTCCCCTTCACAAGCGGGGATGTGACGCGCGACACTCGCAGGCGCATGAACGAAGCCACCGCACCCTGCGGAAGTGAGGGCGAGTCATGTCCCAGCAGGAAGATCTGACGGCGATCCAGCAGCGCCTCGACGAGCTCGTCCAGCGTGTCGGCGATCTTGAACGGACCGTCGATCAGCTGCGTGGTGCCGGCCCGGCCGCCTCCGCCGAGTCGAAGACACCGGAGCGCCCCGAGCTGGTCACCATCCCCGACGTGCCCTACAACCACGCCCTGTGGACGGACTCGGACGACGAGGGCCTGGGCGTACAGGACCGGCACGCCCCCTAGGAGATCTCGTTGGCCACAGGCACTGAACCACCACAAATCAATACAGGCGTGCACGGCGCGACGCGCGCCGCCATCAGCCCGCGACATCTGCGGACCGACCGCTGGTGGCTGGCGCCCGCGCTGACCGCCGGCGGGCTGCTCGCCTTCATCGTCTACTCGACCTGGCGCGCGTTCGCCAACGCCGACTACTACGCGGCGCCCTATGTCTCGCCGTTCTACTCCCCATGTCTGGCGGAGAACTGCGCGACCATGCGGGGCGGCCCCAACTGGGAGATCTTCGGCAGCTGGTGGGGTCTGTCCCCCGCGCTGCTGATCCTGATCTTCCCGCTGGGCTTCCGGCTGACCTGCTACTACTACCGCAAGGCCTACTACCGGGGTTTCTGGGCCTCACCACCGGCCTGCGCGGTCGCCGAACCGCACAAGAAGTACACCGGCGAGACCCGCTTCCCGCTCATCCTGCAGAACATCCACCGGTACTTCTTCTACCTGGCAGTGCCGGTCGCCTCGATCCTCACGTACGACACCGTGCTCGCCTTCCGCGACGAGCACTACGCGTGGGGTCACATGGGTCTGGGCACGGTCGTCCTTCTGATCAACATCGTGCTGATCTGGGCATACACCGTCTCGTGCCACTCCTGCCGGCACATCATCGGCGGCCGGCTGAAGCACTTCTCCAAACACCCGGTGCGCTATCGCCTGTGGGGCTGGGTCGGCAAGCTGAACGAACGGCACATGGTCCTCGCATGGGCATCGCTGGTCAGCGTCGCGCTCGCCGACTTCTACGTCTATCTCGTCGCGTCCGGTGCCTTCGACGATCCGAGGTTCTTCTGATGGGTGGGGCGTTCTGACATGACGCAACTCGAACGGCAGCAGTGGGACGTCGTGGTGGTGGGCGCGGGCGGCGCGGGCCTGCGGGCCGCCATCGAGGCACGCGAGCGGGGCGCCCGTACGGCGGTGATCTGCAAGTCCCTCTTCGGCAAGGCCCACACCGTGATGGCCGAGGGCGGTATCGCCGCCTCCATGGGCAATGTGAACGCCGGGGACAACTGGCAGGTGCACTTCCGCGACACCATGCGCGGCGGAAAGTTCCTCAACCAGTGGCGGATGGCGGAGCTGCACGCGCGCGAGGCACCCGACCGGGTGTGGGAGCTGGAGACCTGGGGCGCGCTCTTCGACCGCACGGCCGACGGAAAGATCTCCCAGCGCAACTTCGGCGGGCACGAGTACCCGCGTCTCGCGCACGTCGGCGACCGGACGGGCCTTGAACTGATCCGTACTCTCCAGCAGAAGATCGTCTCGCTGCAGCAGGAGGACAAGGCCGAATTCGGGGACTACGAAGCCCGGTTGAAGGTCTTCCAGGAGTGCACGGTCACCCGCGTCCTCAAGGACGGCGACCGTGTGAGCGGCACCTTCTGCTACGAGCGGGAGTCCGGGCGCTTCTTCGTCCTCGAGGCCCCCTCGGTGGTGCTCGCCACGGGCGGGATCGGCAAGTCCTTCAAGGTGACGTCTAACTCCTGGGAGTACACAGGCGACGGACACGCGCTGGCACTGCTCGCGGGCGCTCCCCTGCTCAACATGGAGTTCGTGCAGTTCCATCCGACCGGGATGGTCTGGCCGCCGTCGGTGAAGGGCATCCTCGTCACCGAGTCCGTGCGCGGCGACGGAGGGGTGCTGCGCAACTCCGAGGGCAAGCGGTTCATGTTCGACTACGTGCCCGACGTCTTCAAGGAGAAGTATGCGCAGTCGGAGGAGGAGGGCGACCGCTGGTACGAGGACCCGGACAACAACCGTCGTCCTCCTGAGCTGCTGCCGCGGGACGAGGTGGCCCGTGCGATCAACTCCGAGGTGAAGGAGGGCCGGGGCTCCCCGCACGGCGGTGTGTTCCTGGATGTCTCCACCCGGATGCCGGCCGAGGTCATCAGGCGCCGGCTGCCGTCGATGTACCACCAGTTCAAGGAGCTGGCGGACGTCGACATCACGGCGGAGGCCATGGAGGTCGGACCGACCTGCCACTACGTGATGGGCGGCATCGCCGTCGAGTCCGACACCGCGGCGGCGGTCGGGGTTCCCGGCCTGTTCGCGGCGGGCGAGGTCGCAGGCGGAATGCACGGCTCCAACCGGCTCGGCGGCAATTCCCTGTCCGACCTGCTGGTCTTCGGCCGGCGGGCCGGTCTGCACGCCGCCGAGTACGCCGGCGGGCTCAGCGCCCGCCCGGCCGTCGAGGAAGGCCAGATCGACGCCGCCGCGGCTGAGGCGCTGCGTCCGTTCAGCGCCGAAGGCCCCGACGAGGGCGCTCAGCCGGAGAATCCGTACACCCTCCACCAAGAGCTCCAGCAGACGATGAACGACCTGGTCGGCATCATCCGGCGCGAGGCGGAGATGGCGCAGGCGCTGGACAAGCTGGCGGATCTGCGCGTACGGGCACGGCGCGCCGGGGTCGAGGGCCACCGGCAGTTCAACCCCGGCTGGCACCTCTCACTGGACCTGCGGAACATGCTGCTGGTCAGCGAGTGCATCGCGCGGGCGGCACTGGAGAGAACCGAGAGCCGCGGCGGGCACACCCGCGAGGACTGCCCCGCCATGGAGCGCGAGTGGCGGCGGATCAATCTGCTGTGCCGGCTCGTCGACCCCAACGGCGGGCTCGCGGCCACCGATCCGGTGAGCGGCCAGATCGCGCTCGTACGCAGGACGACCGAGCCCATCCGAACCGACCTGCTCGCCCTCTTCGAGAAGGAGGAGCTGGTCAAGTACCTCGCCGAAGAGGAGCTCTACGAGTGAGCAGCTACACAGCGGCCTTCAAGGTCTGGCGGGGCGACCAGGACGGCGGGGGTCTTGTGGACTTCGCCGTCGAGGTGAACGACGGCGAGGTCGTCCTCGACATCATCCACCGCCTCCAGGCCACCCAGGCCTCCGATCTCGCGGTCCGCTGGAACTGCAAGGCGGGCAAGTGCGGTTCGTGCAGCGCGGAGATCAACGGTCGGCCGCGGCTGATGTGCATGACCCGGATGTCGGTCTTCTCGCGTGAGGAGACGATCACGGTGACGCCGCTGCGGGCGTTCCCGGTGATGCGGGACCTGGTGACGGATGTGTCCTTCAACTACGGGAAGGCACGGGAGATCCCTTCCTTTGTGCCGCCGCCGGGGGTGAAGGCGGGTGAGTACCGCATGCAGCAGATGGATGTGGACCGCTCGCAGGAGTTCCGCAAGTGCATCGAGTGCTTCCTGTGCCAGGACACCTGCCATGTGGTGCGCGACCACGAGGAGAACAAGACGGCGTTCTCCGGTCCGCGCTTTCTGATGCGGGTGGCGGAACTGGACATGCACCCGCTGGACGCCGCCGCCGAAACGGGCCTGGACCGCAAGAAGACGGCCCAGGACGAGCACGGGCTGGGCTACTGCAACATCACGAAGTGCTGTACGGAGGTGTGCCCCGAGGGCATCAAGATCACCGACAATGCGCTGATCCCGCTGAAGGAGCGGGCGGTGGACCGCAAGTACGACCCACTGGTGTGGCTGGGCAACAAGATCACGCGGCGCGGGGCGGTCGACTAGCCGGACGGCCCTGGGCGGCGTGAGCCCGGTCGCGGGGGTCCACCGGGGGACATAGCCTCCCAAATGTGACGCGACGAACCACCGGGATCCTCCTGGCCGCGCTGGTGGCGGCGTGGTGGCTGGTCGTGCCCGCCGCCCGATGCGCGCTCGCCGACGATCCGGTCGGCGGGTCCGGCCAGGGACGGATCACCGGGGCCGGGGCGGCCGCCGCGGATCTGGTGCTGCCCATCGCGATCGCCGCCGCGGCCGGGGCGATCGCCGCGTACGGCTACGCCAAGCGCAGAAGGCGGACCGCGACGCGCACCACACCTCAGGGCGGACAGGAGGGGTGGGGCCCGCCGCGGCAGGCGCACGAGGAGCCGCAGGCCGGACGGGGCACCGACCCGACGAGGCGGACGAGCCGGTGGCCCGGGCAAGGCCGGCGCAGGCGCAAGGACAGGCGCGGAACCCGATGACGGTGGAGGCCCTGTCAGAACATGCTCAGCAGCTGTTCGACCGTGGGCTCAGCCGTCGAGTCCCCGTCGGGCAGGGCGAGTTCGAACCAGACCGTCTTGCCGCGCGGGGTCCGGCGCGA
This window of the Streptomyces sp. SLBN-118 genome carries:
- a CDS encoding ABC transporter family substrate-binding protein, with translation MPEVDAPRGRTCSRTLRSVALLTSGVLALPVLSGCGSGDTDSDARAAAQDIAPAGRDLIADGGTLRWAIDAMPTTLNTFQADADAATSRIAGAVLPALFTLDRSGRPQRNPDFVESAKIVKLEPKQVVLYKLNQQAVWSDGREIGAPDFVSQWRALSGKNSAFWTARNAGYERIEKIERGANDLEVKITFKKPYADWQSLFTPLYPKEVTGSPASFNDGARTALRTTAGPFLLKGLDPAAGKATLVRNPRWWGSRAKLKQLVLTAVPRDKRAAALAAGSIDLAEIDRATADRITLARKNGAAGQQLGREAGAAVSEYATEQKALRGYVVRKSLEPAYTQLALNGESGPLADDRVRRAVARALDRKELAEAVLSPLGLPAAPLGSHLALAGQRAYKDNSRALGDQDTEEARALLADAGWTPAGARMKPAPAKAGGEDGTDTKKPPATASPGKASPKAGPNRASDQAPKEAVKEAAREKAEEDVASNEGLYIVGDDKPASAGQGPESGSAGTRVLAPAPAAAEGLAVQRRAESRDDDAAGQKTDAQERKGTVAGAYAPRGSAAPVRAGTTVGKNGKPLNLRFVLPSGPGSEALRTVGDKIAQMLDRIGVHAEITKVPDDSYFKDHIASGDYDLALYSWPATAYPATDARPIYAKPEPATDGSLLVEQNYTRVGSDYINQLFDQAASELDEDAARDLVRKADARIWAAAGSIPLYQRPELVAARRLVANAGAFGFAAPRYQDIGFKKPTAGAPKNKKK
- a CDS encoding fumarate reductase/succinate dehydrogenase flavoprotein subunit — protein: MTQLERQQWDVVVVGAGGAGLRAAIEARERGARTAVICKSLFGKAHTVMAEGGIAASMGNVNAGDNWQVHFRDTMRGGKFLNQWRMAELHAREAPDRVWELETWGALFDRTADGKISQRNFGGHEYPRLAHVGDRTGLELIRTLQQKIVSLQQEDKAEFGDYEARLKVFQECTVTRVLKDGDRVSGTFCYERESGRFFVLEAPSVVLATGGIGKSFKVTSNSWEYTGDGHALALLAGAPLLNMEFVQFHPTGMVWPPSVKGILVTESVRGDGGVLRNSEGKRFMFDYVPDVFKEKYAQSEEEGDRWYEDPDNNRRPPELLPRDEVARAINSEVKEGRGSPHGGVFLDVSTRMPAEVIRRRLPSMYHQFKELADVDITAEAMEVGPTCHYVMGGIAVESDTAAAVGVPGLFAAGEVAGGMHGSNRLGGNSLSDLLVFGRRAGLHAAEYAGGLSARPAVEEGQIDAAAAEALRPFSAEGPDEGAQPENPYTLHQELQQTMNDLVGIIRREAEMAQALDKLADLRVRARRAGVEGHRQFNPGWHLSLDLRNMLLVSECIARAALERTESRGGHTREDCPAMEREWRRINLLCRLVDPNGGLAATDPVSGQIALVRRTTEPIRTDLLALFEKEELVKYLAEEELYE
- a CDS encoding succinate dehydrogenase/fumarate reductase iron-sulfur subunit, whose amino-acid sequence is MSSYTAAFKVWRGDQDGGGLVDFAVEVNDGEVVLDIIHRLQATQASDLAVRWNCKAGKCGSCSAEINGRPRLMCMTRMSVFSREETITVTPLRAFPVMRDLVTDVSFNYGKAREIPSFVPPPGVKAGEYRMQQMDVDRSQEFRKCIECFLCQDTCHVVRDHEENKTAFSGPRFLMRVAELDMHPLDAAAETGLDRKKTAQDEHGLGYCNITKCCTEVCPEGIKITDNALIPLKERAVDRKYDPLVWLGNKITRRGAVD